GGCCTCCACGGTTGACGAGATCAGCGGCGGACGGCTGATCCTCGGCCTCGGCGCCGGCTGGAACGAGACCGAGTATCGAGCCTTCGGCTTCCCGTTCGATCGCCGCATCTCCCGCTTTGCCGAGGCGTTCACGATCGTCCGGACACTGCTCCGCGACGGACGGGTGGATTTCGCCGGCGAGTTCTACACGGCTCGCGATTGCGAACTCCTCCCCCGTCCGTCCCGGACCGGGGGCCCGCCGCTCATGGTGGGCTCCAGGGGCGCGCGGATGCTCGAGATCACGATCCCCCACGTGGACAGCTGGAACGTCTGGTACGCCGACACCGGGAATCGCCCGGAAGGTGTCCCGGCGCTCCGCGACCAGGTGGATGCCGCGTGCCGGTCCGCCGGTCGCGAACCCGCCGCGGTGGAGCGGACGGTCGCCGTTCTCGTCAGGCTGCCCGGCGGATCCGGACGGGACCAGGGCGACACGGAACCGGTCGCGCCACCCCTCGAGGGTGGTCCGGACGTCATCGCCGAGACACTTCGGGCGTACGCTCGCGAGGGCATCTCGCACGTCCAGCTCGTCGTGGACCCCATCACGACCGCATCGATCGAGGCCCTCGGGGCCGTCCTCGCGCAGCTCGATCGCGAGGCCTGACCGGGCGTGTCCCGCGCACGCTGGCGATGCGCCCGGTGGGTCGACCATTGCCCACCACCGCGCCGGTCTGCTAGCCTCCGATGACCAGTCACCTCGAGGGGGACACACGGATGGCCCACGCACGGAGCCGCGCCCCTGCCCAGCGCTCGGGTGACGAGATCTCCGAGCTCGACAAGCGGATCATCGAGCACCTCCAGCAGGACGGGCGCCGGCCGTTCACCCAGATCGCCGCCGAGCTCGGCGTGAGCGAAGCGGCCGTCCGGGCCCGGACGAACCGGCTCGTCGAACGCGGCATCCTCCAGATCGTCGGCGTCACCGATCCGCTCAAGCTCGGCTTCCACCAGCAGGCGATGATCGGGATCCGCTGCGAGCGGGACAAGCTCATCGAGGTCGCCGAGGCGGTGGCCGCCTTCCCGGAGGTCGACTATGTCGTCATCACCGCAGGCTCGTACGACCTCCTCATCGAGACCGTGTGCGAGGACAACAACGCCCTCCTCACTTTCCTCACAGAGCGCCTCCGTCGGGTCGACGGCGTCCGCGACACGGAAACCTTCGTCTACCTCCGGATGGTGAAGCAGACCTATCAGTGGGGGACCCGCTGACGCCGCGCTGCGGCCTTCCTGAGCGAACACCGGCCCTCCTGAGCGAACACCGGTGACGATGCGCGCCGGCAAGGCGTGACTCCGGCTACTGCCGCACCGTACTATTGGATGCTCGGGCCCCAGCCCGGATCTCTCCGGCAGGATGCGCCCTCAAGGACCGAACGTGCTCGTCGGACCGCTCCTCGCGCTGCTCGTCGTCGCCGTGGTCGCCAACCTCGGCCTCATGGTCGTCGTCGTCGCTCCCAACGTCCGGGGACGGCCGTTGCCGTTCGTCGGGCCCGAGGCCGAACGCGACCCGATCGAACCGGTCGAGCGCGTCGCGGCCATCCTCCCGGACGGCGGCATCGCGTCCACCACGGATGGCGCCGTCGACGGCGTCCCGACCGCGACCTACGACCGGGTCGTGCGGATCGTCAGCTTCCTGTTCATCCTTTCGACGTCGGTCATCGTCGCCGTGACGGGCCTGTGGCCGGATACCGAGCCGGCTGTCCTCGTCCTCCTCGCGATCGCGGGCGTGTTCGTCGTCGCGATCCACGACATCATGCCGGCCCGAATCCTCGGCCCGGCTCGCTTCGTCACCGAGGGGTCCGTCGCGATCACCCTCGTGACCCTCCTCGTGTCTCTCACCGGACGAGAGACGAGCCCCTTCTTCTTTGCCTTCCCGCTCATCGTCGTCGGCGCCGCCCTCGTCATCGAGGCACGATCCACGGTCGCCCTCGCGGCCGCGGCGATGATCGGCTTCCTCGCCGCAGTCGGGATCCGCCCCGCGGGCGATCCCCTCTCGCAGGCCGCCATCGCGACGGTCGGCGTCGACTGCGCCGCGATCATCCTCCTTGCCTACGTCGCCGTCGTCATCGCCCGCGAACAGCGACGATCGCGCGAGGCGGCCATCCGCCTGTCCGCGATCGACTCGCTCACCGGCCTGTACAACCGGACGTTCTTCTTCGCAGCCCTCGACCGTGAGATCCAGCGGAGCGCCCGCTCCGACCGGGGGTTTTGCCTCCTCATGATGGACCTCGACGGACTCAAGGCGACGAACGACCGGTACGGGCACTTCCACGGCGATCGCGCCCTCCGTGTCGTCGGCGAGACGATCCGGGCGAACGTGCGGCGGATCGACACGGCCGCTCGCTACGGCGGCGACGAGTTCGTCGCGGTGCTGCCGGAGACGGATCCCACCGGGGCCTTCATCGTCGCCGAGAAGATCCGACGGAACGTCGCGGCGCGCTCGGTCGCCGGACCCGGGCTGGAGATACGGACGTCGCTCTCCATCGGGGTCGTCCTCTTTCCGGACGACGGCCGGACCGTGGATGAGTTGATGATCGCGGCCGATCAGGCGATGTACCGCTCGAAACGCCAGGGCAGGAACCGGGTGCTCGGGTCGGATCGGGTGACCGCGGCCACCGGCGTCGGAGTCATGGCCGAGCCGGTCGGCGGGACGATCGGCGACCCGATGTAGCATCCACGGATGCACGGCTTCTCCACCCGCGCGATCCGCGCGGCGACCCGCGCCCCCCACGTCGAGCAGCAGCCCAACTCCGTCCCGATCTACCAGTCCGCCACGTTCAGCGCCGCGGACGCGGACGAGCTCGGCGAGGTCGCCTCCGGCCGCCGGCCGGGTTATGCGTACGCCCGGATCGCGAACCCCACGGACGCTGCCCTCGAGGCGGCGATCGCGGAGATCCACCAGGCCGAGGACGCGGAGGTCTTCGCGAGCGGGATGGCTGCCATCCACGCTGCGATCGTCTCGCTCGTCTCGGCCGGCGACCGGATCGTCTGCACCCGGGCGGTCTATGGCTCCACCCGCTCGTTGCTGCAGAACGTCGTCGGGCGATTCGGGGTGACGATCGACTTCGTCGACGCGACGGACCTCGCGGCGGTCGAGACGACGCTGCGGGCGGCGCCGACACGCATCCTCTACGTGGAGACGATCGCCAACCCGACGATCGTCGTCACGGACATCGAGGCGCTCGCCCGTCTCGCCCATCGCCACGGCGCCGCGCTCGTCGTCGACAACACGTTCGCCTCCGCGTACCTCTGCCGGCCGCTCGCCCTCGGCGCAGACCTCGTCGCCGAGTCGGCCACGAAGTTCATGAGCGGCCACTCGGATGTGCTCGGGGGTGTCGTCGTCGGCGACCGGGCCCGAATCCGGCAGGTCCGCGCGCTGCAGGTGGATACCGGGGCGACCCTCGCCCCGTTCGCGGCCTTCCTCATCCTCCGCGGGCTTGCGACACTGGCGGTCCGCATGGATCGCCACACCGCCTCGGCCACGACCCTCGCGGCCTGGCTCGAGGGGCGCCCGGGAGTCGAACGCGTGTATCACCCCTCCCTGGCGAGTCATCCCCAGGCGGACGTCTGCCGGCGCCAGCTCAGCGCCGCCGGCGGGATGCTCGCCTTCGAGCTCGCCGGCGGTCGGGTGGCCGGCCGGGCGTTCATCGACGCGCTGACCATCCCGGAGCGGACCGCGTCGCTCGGGAGCGTCCACACGATCGTGGCCCACCCACCCTCCACGACCCACCGTCAGCTCTCGGACGTCGAGCTCGCCGAGACGGGCATCGCGCCCGGCCTGCTTCGCTGTTCCGTGGGGCTGGAGGACGTCCCGGACCTGTGTGACGATTTCGCGGTCGCGCTCGAGGCTGCGGCAGCCGCGGCCCGGACCGCCGGCTTCGTCGCTGGCGAGGGACCGGCGGGGACCGGCGACCCGGCCGTCGGGCCGGTCGCGGCACTCCGACCCTAGCCCGGGAGATCCCCATCGCGACGACCGCGGTCGATCTCGTCAGGTCGGCCGGCCCGGCGGGCCTCAACGCTCCGGCCCGCTTCGGACGGACGCTGTGGCGGCTGTTCACGTCCGTCGACTTCGCCGTCCTCCAGATCATCGTCCTCGTCCTCATGGCGGTGGTCGGCTTCGTCATCCGCCAGCTCCCCGGGTTCGCCCTCCAGGCCGGACCGGGAAGCACGGACTACATCACCGAGATGGCGAAGCTCCACGCTCGCTATGACCCGATCTTCAGCCCCGCGGGCGTCGGCATCCTCGAGCGTGCCCAGGTGTTCCAGGTCTTCAACTCGGCCTGGTTCAGCGGGGCCCTCGCCCTCCTGCTCGTCTCGATCGTCATCTGCACCATGAACCGGATGCCGCGGCTGTGGCGCCAGTCCGTGGATGTCCGGGTCATCCAGCCGGACGGCTTCTTCGATCCATTCCTCCCGGATCGCGCCCGGATGACCGCCGTCACGCCGACCGCCGTGGAGTCCGTCCTTCGCCGACACCACTTCCGTGTCCGGGCGGCGACCGCGGCCGACGGCGTCCGCTACCTCTACGGCGATCGCCACCAGTA
The DNA window shown above is from Chloroflexota bacterium and carries:
- a CDS encoding GGDEF domain-containing protein; amino-acid sequence: MRPQGPNVLVGPLLALLVVAVVANLGLMVVVVAPNVRGRPLPFVGPEAERDPIEPVERVAAILPDGGIASTTDGAVDGVPTATYDRVVRIVSFLFILSTSVIVAVTGLWPDTEPAVLVLLAIAGVFVVAIHDIMPARILGPARFVTEGSVAITLVTLLVSLTGRETSPFFFAFPLIVVGAALVIEARSTVALAAAAMIGFLAAVGIRPAGDPLSQAAIATVGVDCAAIILLAYVAVVIAREQRRSREAAIRLSAIDSLTGLYNRTFFFAALDREIQRSARSDRGFCLLMMDLDGLKATNDRYGHFHGDRALRVVGETIRANVRRIDTAARYGGDEFVAVLPETDPTGAFIVAEKIRRNVAARSVAGPGLEIRTSLSIGVVLFPDDGRTVDELMIAADQAMYRSKRQGRNRVLGSDRVTAATGVGVMAEPVGGTIGDPM
- a CDS encoding Lrp/AsnC family transcriptional regulator, which translates into the protein MAHARSRAPAQRSGDEISELDKRIIEHLQQDGRRPFTQIAAELGVSEAAVRARTNRLVERGILQIVGVTDPLKLGFHQQAMIGIRCERDKLIEVAEAVAAFPEVDYVVITAGSYDLLIETVCEDNNALLTFLTERLRRVDGVRDTETFVYLRMVKQTYQWGTR
- a CDS encoding PLP-dependent transferase — its product is MHGFSTRAIRAATRAPHVEQQPNSVPIYQSATFSAADADELGEVASGRRPGYAYARIANPTDAALEAAIAEIHQAEDAEVFASGMAAIHAAIVSLVSAGDRIVCTRAVYGSTRSLLQNVVGRFGVTIDFVDATDLAAVETTLRAAPTRILYVETIANPTIVVTDIEALARLAHRHGAALVVDNTFASAYLCRPLALGADLVAESATKFMSGHSDVLGGVVVGDRARIRQVRALQVDTGATLAPFAAFLILRGLATLAVRMDRHTASATTLAAWLEGRPGVERVYHPSLASHPQADVCRRQLSAAGGMLAFELAGGRVAGRAFIDALTIPERTASLGSVHTIVAHPPSTTHRQLSDVELAETGIAPGLLRCSVGLEDVPDLCDDFAVALEAAAAAARTAGFVAGEGPAGTGDPAVGPVAALRP
- a CDS encoding LLM class flavin-dependent oxidoreductase; translated protein: MTAAVSRRPLKVGIQLPEVEREVRWAEYRAMARLAEDVGFDSIWMGDHLLYRSEALGARGPWEAWTMLAGLAEATSRIALGPLVACTSFHNPAMLAKMASTVDEISGGRLILGLGAGWNETEYRAFGFPFDRRISRFAEAFTIVRTLLRDGRVDFAGEFYTARDCELLPRPSRTGGPPLMVGSRGARMLEITIPHVDSWNVWYADTGNRPEGVPALRDQVDAACRSAGREPAAVERTVAVLVRLPGGSGRDQGDTEPVAPPLEGGPDVIAETLRAYAREGISHVQLVVDPITTASIEALGAVLAQLDREA